A window from Thermodesulforhabdus norvegica encodes these proteins:
- a CDS encoding branched-chain amino acid ABC transporter permease yields the protein MGRRFLSCFAGAVALVVTIPLFVHDTFYLRVFTEAIMWIGLAVTWDALAGYAGYLNFGHGAFFGIGAYTTALLMVHGGWLFFPATIAGGMAAGLSALIAGFPTLRLRGAYFAIATWALARAIQQLALILDITGGPDGMRLPPFLHPQFFFYVMGGLVLMVFALFWYLFEVSPFGLKVKAIRENEDGAMAMGINPACIKIRVFVISAIPTGIIGGVYAYWITYIDPASTLGDLVTDQAVVMAVFGGLGTLIGPAVGALIIFAFKTCFWAYLSDYQVLYLIILGALIALSVVFLPDGLWGTISGRLKGTGSRPGGIPSAKKETLTGDLNE from the coding sequence ATGGGTCGAAGATTCCTGTCGTGCTTTGCCGGAGCGGTTGCGCTGGTCGTTACGATCCCCCTGTTCGTGCACGACACTTTTTATCTGCGGGTCTTTACCGAAGCAATTATGTGGATCGGTCTTGCGGTTACCTGGGACGCCCTTGCGGGTTACGCAGGCTACCTTAACTTCGGTCACGGTGCTTTCTTCGGGATCGGGGCCTATACCACGGCTTTACTGATGGTCCACGGTGGATGGCTCTTTTTCCCGGCGACGATTGCAGGAGGGATGGCGGCCGGTCTGAGCGCGCTGATTGCGGGATTTCCCACCCTGAGGCTCCGGGGGGCGTACTTCGCCATTGCAACCTGGGCGCTTGCCCGGGCTATACAACAGCTCGCCCTGATCCTCGATATAACGGGAGGCCCGGACGGGATGAGACTTCCTCCCTTTTTGCACCCCCAATTTTTCTTCTACGTGATGGGCGGGCTGGTTCTGATGGTTTTTGCCCTTTTCTGGTATCTTTTTGAAGTCTCTCCCTTTGGCCTTAAGGTAAAAGCAATAAGGGAAAACGAAGACGGTGCCATGGCCATGGGGATCAACCCGGCCTGCATAAAGATCAGGGTATTCGTTATATCCGCAATTCCGACCGGGATCATAGGCGGAGTGTATGCTTACTGGATAACCTATATTGACCCGGCATCAACACTCGGGGATCTCGTAACCGATCAGGCAGTTGTTATGGCAGTATTCGGAGGCCTTGGGACGTTGATAGGTCCGGCCGTAGGGGCGCTCATTATATTTGCCTTCAAAACCTGTTTCTGGGCCTATCTCTCAGATTACCAGGTTCTTTACCTTATCATCCTCGGAGCGCTTATTGCTCTTAGCGTCGTTTTCCTGCCTGACGGCCTGTGGGGAACCAT
- a CDS encoding branched-chain amino acid ABC transporter permease: MLFLLPQAVVDGLLIGGIYITVAIGFSLAYGVMHVIDFAVGEWIMLGAFLGYYLSRWLGLEPLVLFPLIFAVFFMIGSFIQPLIHRVLSGRRGNPVLMGLVFTFGLAIMIRGLALTAFGFYSRSIPSTLAEGSLFLQFGPLFVTIPTIRLVGLCLCYALVVTMGLYFLLHRTDFGLAVRALAQHKEAAGLMGVNAGRTGSYVYGIYVGISAMTGALIGCIFSISAQMGPDYTVFAFFVVVLAGMGYLPGVPWAAFLLGFIQSFFLIYLSPAYTMLAVFGALYLILLISPKGIFGKGV, from the coding sequence ATGCTTTTTTTGTTACCTCAGGCTGTTGTTGACGGGCTTTTGATAGGCGGTATCTACATAACCGTAGCCATAGGTTTTTCGCTGGCCTACGGGGTTATGCACGTCATAGATTTTGCCGTAGGCGAGTGGATAATGCTTGGAGCCTTTCTCGGATACTACCTGAGCCGATGGCTGGGTCTGGAACCTCTTGTGCTTTTCCCCCTGATTTTTGCCGTTTTTTTCATGATCGGATCCTTTATCCAGCCTCTTATCCACAGAGTACTTAGCGGGCGACGGGGAAACCCCGTGCTGATGGGCCTGGTCTTCACCTTCGGTCTGGCCATCATGATCCGGGGATTGGCTCTTACGGCTTTTGGATTTTATTCTCGTTCCATACCCTCAACCCTTGCCGAGGGTTCGCTTTTCCTGCAATTTGGCCCCTTGTTCGTAACCATACCGACAATAAGGCTTGTAGGCCTTTGCCTTTGCTACGCCCTGGTCGTCACCATGGGGCTCTATTTCCTGCTCCACAGAACGGACTTCGGTCTTGCAGTGCGGGCTCTTGCCCAGCACAAGGAAGCGGCGGGGCTCATGGGGGTTAATGCAGGGAGGACGGGATCATATGTTTACGGGATCTACGTCGGCATAAGCGCCATGACCGGTGCGCTTATAGGCTGCATATTTTCCATAAGCGCCCAGATGGGGCCGGATTACACGGTCTTTGCGTTCTTTGTGGTGGTGCTTGCGGGTATGGGATACCTTCCCGGAGTACCCTGGGCCGCTTTTCTCCTGGGCTTCATCCAGTCCTTCTTCCTGATTTACCTCAGCCCGGCCTACACAATGCTCGCCGTCTTTGGAGCCCTTTATCTGATTCTGCTGATTTCTCCAAAAGGCATCTTCGGGAAAGGAGTGTAA
- a CDS encoding amino acid ABC transporter substrate-binding protein: protein MRKSYVMGFFVAVALLGLTCYGVYADETRDYFKVGVITSLSGDLATGGNVTKRGYDLWAEEVNRLGGIEIDGKKYPVKLVYADAQSEPSVGASAAERLVTQEKVDFVLGPYSSGVTLACAPVLEKYKVPMITGSAESPLIWKQKFLYTFGTIPPVNYTGSTPIKTLASLTPPPKTAIILGSNDAFSKATAEAFKAAAEALGIKIIKYDIVPQGQDLTPYMAVAKATRPDIIAFGGHDEELINLVKSLRQINYTPKALLMHYGVTEPAFVEALGKDAEGVFGATVWTPTIPTHGEVLWPDAKSYGEAALKAFNVPADYTQAGSTAAGIAFQVALAQIKATPPLSYEERKALVSALEKLHINTFYGVIDFAEEGEYYHANVGLTPLTVQIQKGQAVIVGPPEYAEAPALYPLKPWNER, encoded by the coding sequence ATGAGAAAATCGTATGTTATGGGTTTTTTTGTAGCAGTTGCTCTGTTGGGCTTAACCTGCTACGGGGTCTATGCCGATGAAACCAGAGACTACTTCAAGGTGGGTGTCATTACATCTCTGTCGGGCGATCTTGCCACGGGCGGTAATGTAACCAAGAGGGGTTACGATCTCTGGGCAGAAGAGGTGAACAGGCTCGGCGGGATAGAGATTGATGGAAAGAAGTATCCGGTCAAGCTTGTTTACGCCGATGCCCAGTCTGAGCCATCGGTGGGTGCTTCCGCCGCCGAAAGGCTTGTAACGCAGGAAAAGGTCGACTTCGTGCTCGGTCCCTATTCGTCGGGCGTTACGCTTGCCTGTGCACCGGTTCTGGAAAAGTACAAGGTTCCCATGATAACGGGGTCTGCAGAATCCCCTCTTATATGGAAACAAAAGTTCCTCTATACCTTCGGAACCATTCCTCCGGTAAACTACACGGGCTCAACACCTATAAAGACCCTTGCGTCTCTCACGCCTCCTCCGAAAACGGCAATCATTCTCGGTTCCAACGACGCTTTTTCGAAGGCAACGGCCGAGGCCTTCAAAGCCGCAGCCGAAGCTCTTGGGATAAAGATAATCAAGTACGATATCGTGCCTCAGGGGCAGGACCTTACTCCTTACATGGCCGTTGCCAAGGCAACACGACCCGACATAATAGCCTTTGGGGGTCACGACGAGGAACTCATCAACCTGGTAAAGTCTCTGCGACAGATCAACTACACGCCCAAGGCACTTCTTATGCACTACGGAGTGACGGAGCCGGCCTTTGTTGAAGCTCTGGGTAAGGATGCAGAAGGTGTATTCGGCGCAACCGTGTGGACGCCGACTATTCCAACTCACGGAGAGGTCCTTTGGCCCGACGCAAAGAGCTACGGAGAGGCCGCGCTTAAGGCCTTTAATGTACCGGCCGATTATACCCAGGCCGGGTCCACCGCTGCCGGCATCGCCTTCCAGGTTGCACTTGCCCAAATAAAGGCCACACCCCCGCTGTCTTACGAAGAGCGGAAAGCTCTGGTTTCTGCCCTTGAGAAGCTTCACATCAACACTTTCTACGGGGTAATCGATTTTGCGGAGGAAGGCGAGTATTACCACGCCAACGTGGGACTGACTCCTCTGACCGTGCAGATCCAAAAAGGTCAAGCCGTGATTGTCGGTCCGCCTGAATATGCCGAGGCACCTGCTCTTTACCCGCTGAAACCCTGGAATGAAAGATAA